The Anas platyrhynchos isolate ZD024472 breed Pekin duck chromosome 1, IASCAAS_PekinDuck_T2T, whole genome shotgun sequence genomic sequence CAGatggatattcactcttcaaaAATTCAGGgtcctctcttttctctttgccaGGCTCATATTCCTCAAGATCACAAACTCAACAAGGGTGCtgtcactgcagcccagactgcctTTGATCTTAACCTCTTTAATGAGTTCAAATGAGttgaaagacatttaaaatgatATTGCTCTAAGATGTAAATAAAAGCTTACTCCATTAAACAGGCACAAGATTGTCACTTGTGGTCACTATTGGCAAacattagtttaaaaaaaaacaaaaaacaatcaccTGCCCCAACACAGAGTCTGTCTGAAGGCTTAGGTTTGCTTAGTTATTTTTAGATGAGGTCAGCCATCCTGATGGTATGACTCGGAGCTCTGAGGCACTTGGCAGTGCTAAACTGGCAGAGGAAACAATTTGTTTGCCAGTTTTTGGAGTTGCTCATAGAACTCCCATCCAGAACTCATCATGAGACAAAAGGCTTCTTTCAGTTCCTCTCCTGGTAAAATCATCTGAGTTTAAAACATGCATCTCACATTTTCTTGCAATGtcgtatagaaaaaaaaaaaaaagtcatttaaataCAGTGCAACCATGTATCACAGAATACTGTTGACAATTGAATTAAGAAAACAAGCATTTGTGAGGCTGGTGGATAATTTGTGTAtcagaaaataatgtaaataaatagcACTTTTCATCTTTAGCAATGCTTGCAAACACTAACCAATGAATGCTGGCAGTAATGAGCAGCAGAAAGCTAAGTATTATTCCCTTTCTTTAATAGAAATGGGAAGTGAATGGTTTCAGTGATATACTATCCCCACATATTTGTCCTCTcctagcagaaaacaaacaaacgaacaaaaccaacaaattaTCAGAATTACCCTCTGATTTACATGTTGTACAGCTGCAGTAACTAAGATTTTACAGCACTATACTGTGTACTGTACTATGGGGCAATATTGCAGCTACATTTCCTACCAGACTGCAGGAGCTAGGTCTAGATTTGGAAAGGTCTTCACCCAAACGATACTTAATCCTCGAAACGGAAAAGCAAAAATCTTTAAGGGAATCTGTAAGTAGCTAAAATGCAGTGAACTGTGTTAATTTTGCACATTAGAAAACATTTCCCGAGAACTTAGTTAAACAGTAGGAAAAGTGGTTGGGCTGGAATGGTTCGTTCACATAGGTTCCAAACACAGAGGATTTGCCACACTATTTGGATGCTGACTTTCTAAACCCAGTGTGCAAGAGCAGGATATCATCCTCCAATATCTGTTTTATCCACTAAAACCCAGAGGGAAACGTTGATAGTTTTAAGAGGGTAGTCTGTAATACACTACCAGCTCCACAATAAACAGCTGTAACACCAGATGAAGGACAACTTGGGATGAGCAAAGACAGGGCCTCCCTCTGGAGTGTAACAGAGCTGACATTTCTCTCCGAAGCACAGGCCAGAACTCCAAGGCTGTGAGTGACATCCTTGGGCACCTTTTCACACATCCTTCTCCTTCTTTGTCTCCTCCAGGAAACAGAATGGCAGCACAAGCGGGTCACAGCGCTGTGATGGCCTGCTCTCACAGAACAAGAGCAACTATGGTGACGTGGAAAATAAGCCCCAAGATAGGAGGCCCTTGCACCTTGGTATTCAGGGCTGATCAGGAAAAGGTGTACAGAACAAACTGCAGTGACAGCGTGAAAAGTGAATTCAAACCAGAACAGTTTTATGCCCTTGAGATACAGCAAGTGGGAATGGCTGATGAAGGAAATTACAGCTGCGAACTGGTAAATCAGGAAGGGAATTTCTACCAGATGTACCAGCTGACTGTGCTAGGTAAGGGACTCCTTCctcatttctctcttctccaaAGGTCCACCTCCAGCCCCAGACAGACAAAGCTCCTCTCCTCCCGCACAGGAAGAAGCGTGCACTGAGAAGAGGAGCTTTCTCAGTGGCACAAATGGTCACGCAGTCATTTAGTAGCTCtgtttcttccctctcctcAGTTGCCAAAACATTTATCCCTTCTGCTGCCCCTTTCTCCCCCGCAGAGTTACAAGTGATGGGTGTGAAGCAATCCCCAGTACACTACAGAAGGAGTTTGCACGTGCATCTTGTTTTCCTGTAGTCACTCACTAACACGCTACTTTAATATGACAAAAACACAGCAGGGCAACACCTCCGAGTACTGAGCTATTCGATCAAACACGGGATGTTGTTACCCAGGGAGGAAGAACAGCCCCAATTCCTGCTAGCCTGGCATTCAAATCCATTTTAAGCCACATGCATGAAGGCTGATCGGGACAAAAGTCTGATTCAGGCCTGTATTCTGGGCAATTCCCCACCTCCACATCCTGAGATGCCTCCTCTAATGGTACATGGCTGTGGTAACTCACCTCAATGTGGGAGAGGTGtccaaaaatgaggaaaaaaaaaaaaaaatctatccttGTCACTTTGGCACACATTGCTGTGACGGGATGGCACCTCCAACCTGACTCTCCTCTTCTCATGACGTTCCTTTTGGGTAAAGAATAAGAACAGCCTCTGCCAACTGCAGCAACCCACACGTCTCCCCTTCCTGATGCTTTGCAGTGCCCCCAAGGCTGTCCCTGTACTGTGACAACCACAGCATCCCTGTGTGCGAGGCAGCGGCGGGGATACCGGCTGCTGAGATCTTGTGGGTCCCAGAGAACAGCTCCACGACTGAAATAGACAGCCACGACAACGGGACAGTGACCGTGCTCAGCAGGTTCACAGCACACAGCACTGACAGGAAGACAGTAACCTGCAAGGTGTACCACGCAACTCTGAATGAGACCATGTCCACAGACTGTTCCTCATGTAAGCTCCCCCTTGTGTGTTCAGCATTCAAAATCCTGCCTAGCCCTCTGTTCACACTCTTGCTCTTTCTAGGAAGAATAATCCATGAAAATTATAGAAACCTCCAGTGAAATCCTACATAGACAGTAGTATCGTGCCCTACCACACGTGCCAAGAAACATCACCAGTTTGTTCATGTTACAGACACTATTTCCAAATGGTTTCTTCCCTTAAAGGGAAGTACATTACTGTGGTAGTATTCTTTTGGTAGTGGGAAAGTTGCAGTAAGCAGCCTCAAAGCAGTCCTGATCTTATTGTTAACCACATGGAAGCAGAGCATCAACAAAATTTGTTGAGATGCAACAGTAAGATCTCCTGCTTAGATTGTGGTAAGAGAAAGAGAACAATCTCTTGTGTGGCTAGCAGAAATAAACCACTTAATTCTCAGTAGGGAATGTCTGACACTGTATGGCATTTGGtttctgctttttggtttggatttttcttcttgaagaaCTACACATGAATTGTAATACTAGGATAAGCTGTGTCCTTGCGAGGGGCTCAGCTATGACTTAGTGAATAAATGTCATGGGTATCCACTGTGGGATttgatctgtttttttctctgacacagACTATATTTGCATTTCTCAGACTGGTTTCATTATTGACTTTCTCTTCTGCCGAAAAGATTTATATTTATCTTACAAGCATGTTGAAAATGTATATACTAAAGCAACTTTAAACTTATATTGAAATATTAAAGGAAGGTAGCAGTGAGAAGACATAATTAAGACTGTGCTTTGTCTTTAGCACAGAGTGACCTTATCCTGTATATAACCATCGCTCTTGGTTTCCTGATCATTAT encodes the following:
- the LOC101789696 gene encoding cell surface glycoprotein CD200 receptor 1-A isoform X3, whose protein sequence is MKKGADMKIAGKAACIFVLLTITKLTRITGNRMAAQAGHSAVMACSHRTRATMVTWKISPKIGGPCTLVFRADQEKVYRTNCSDSVKSEFKPEQFYALEIQQVGMADEGNYSCELVNQEGNFYQMYQLTVLVPPRLSLYCDNHSIPVCEAAAGIPAAEILWVPENSSTTEIDSHDNGTVTVLSRFTAHSTDRKTVTCKVYHATLNETMSTDCSSSQSDLILYITIALGFLIIITFMAVIYYFKLHGCRLCHKTKPPDTSLTHSLEDDTTEVEPYTTYVQKENTIYNSVSDLTGGQNLP
- the LOC101789696 gene encoding cell surface glycoprotein CD200 receptor 1-A isoform X4, giving the protein MKKGADMKIAGKAACIFVLLTITKLTRITGNRMAAQAGHSAVMACSHRTRATMVTWKISPKIGGPCTLVFRADQEKVYRTNCSDSVKSEFKPEQFYALEIQQVGMADEGNYSCELVNQEGNFYQMYQLTVLVPPRLSLYCDNHSIPVCEAAAGIPAAEILWVPENSSTTEIDSHDNGTVTVLSRFTAHSTDRKTVTCKVYHATLNETMSTDCSSSQSDLILYITIALGFLIIITFMAVIYYFKLHGCRMTQQRWNLILLTCRRKTQFTTQCQI